A genomic region of Brevibacillus sp. JNUCC-41 contains the following coding sequences:
- the sdaAA gene encoding L-serine ammonia-lyase, iron-sulfur-dependent, subunit alpha codes for MFRNVAELVELAESKQKRISTLMIEQEMEVTGKSREEIIRQMGVNLDVMEQAVEKGLQGVRSVSGLTGGDAVLLQNYIKSGNSLSGELLLDAVSKAVATNEVNAAMGTICATPTAGSAGVVPGTLFALQNKLKPTREQKIEFLFTAGAFGFVVANNASISGAAGGCQAEVGSASGMAAAAIVEMAGGTPAQSAEAMAITLKNMLGLVCDPVAGLVEVPCVKRNAMGAANAMVAADMALAGITSRIPCDEVIDAMYKIGQTMPSALRETAQGGLAATPTGRELEAKIFGLPLNKK; via the coding sequence ATGTTTCGAAATGTAGCGGAATTAGTAGAATTGGCTGAATCAAAGCAGAAAAGAATTTCAACGCTGATGATAGAGCAGGAAATGGAAGTAACGGGAAAAAGCCGTGAAGAAATCATCCGCCAGATGGGAGTCAACCTGGATGTAATGGAACAGGCAGTTGAAAAAGGACTTCAAGGTGTACGGTCCGTTTCCGGCCTGACGGGTGGGGATGCAGTTCTTCTTCAGAATTACATTAAATCCGGAAATTCCTTATCCGGTGAGCTGCTGTTGGATGCGGTAAGCAAAGCCGTGGCAACAAACGAAGTGAACGCAGCCATGGGAACGATTTGTGCGACACCGACTGCCGGATCTGCTGGTGTTGTGCCTGGAACGCTTTTTGCTTTGCAAAATAAATTAAAACCGACTCGGGAACAAAAAATCGAGTTCCTATTTACAGCAGGGGCTTTTGGTTTTGTTGTAGCGAATAATGCTTCGATCTCTGGAGCCGCAGGGGGCTGTCAGGCGGAGGTCGGTTCTGCCTCGGGCATGGCAGCGGCAGCCATCGTTGAAATGGCAGGAGGGACACCAGCACAAAGTGCAGAGGCGATGGCAATCACATTGAAGAACATGCTTGGTCTTGTATGTGACCCTGTTGCTGGGCTTGTAGAAGTGCCTTGTGTGAAGCGGAATGCCATGGGTGCAGCTAATGCAATGGTTGCTGCAGATATGGCGTTAGCCGGGATCACAAGCCGGATACCGTGTGATGAAGTAATTGATGCGATGTATAAAATCGGGCAAACGATGCCATCGGCACTTAGGGAAACTGCACAAGGAGGTTTAGCGGCTACACCGACTGGGCGGGAGTTGGAAGCGAAAATCTTTGGCTTGCCGCTGAATAAGAAGTGA
- the spoVM gene encoding stage V sporulation protein SpoVM — MKFYTIKLPKVLGSLVRAMLGAFKKG; from the coding sequence ATGAAATTTTATACGATTAAATTGCCAAAAGTTCTGGGCAGTTTGGTAAGGGCTATGCTCGGAGCGTTTAAAAAAGGCTGA
- the rpmB gene encoding 50S ribosomal protein L28 produces MARKCVITGRRTRSGNSRSHAMNASKRTWGANLQKVRILVDGKPKRVYVSARALKSGKVERV; encoded by the coding sequence ATGGCACGTAAATGTGTAATCACTGGAAGAAGAACTCGTTCTGGTAACAGCCGCTCTCACGCAATGAACGCTAGCAAGCGTACATGGGGCGCTAACCTTCAAAAAGTACGTATTTTAGTTGACGGTAAACCTAAACGTGTATACGTTTCTGCAAGAGCTCTTAAATCGGGCAAAGTAGAACGCGTATAA
- the fapR gene encoding transcription factor FapR: MRRNKKERQQLLIETIKQNPFVTDEELAEKYSVSVQTIRLDRLELSIPELRERIKSVAEKKFSDEIRALPLDEIIGEVIDLNLDDNAISILDINKEHVFKRNGIARGHHLFAQANSLAVAVINDELALTAKASILFTRSVKENERVVAKARVKSVDHTNDRSVVEVRSYVGNELVFKGEFEMYRS, encoded by the coding sequence ATGCGAAGAAATAAGAAGGAACGCCAGCAATTATTAATCGAAACGATTAAACAGAATCCTTTTGTAACGGATGAGGAGCTGGCTGAAAAATATTCGGTGAGCGTCCAGACCATTAGGCTTGACCGTCTTGAATTATCGATACCGGAACTGCGTGAGCGTATTAAAAGCGTGGCCGAGAAAAAATTCAGTGACGAGATCAGGGCATTGCCTTTGGATGAAATCATCGGGGAAGTAATTGACCTTAATTTAGATGATAATGCAATTTCGATTTTAGATATAAATAAAGAGCATGTCTTTAAGCGGAATGGAATTGCAAGGGGGCATCACCTTTTTGCCCAAGCGAATTCATTGGCTGTGGCAGTCATAAATGATGAACTGGCCTTGACTGCAAAAGCATCCATTTTATTTACTCGTTCTGTAAAGGAAAATGAAAGAGTGGTAGCTAAAGCGAGGGTTAAAAGCGTGGATCACACCAACGATCGTTCCGTGGTGGAAGTCAGAAGCTACGTGGGTAATGAACTGGTTTTTAAAGGCGAGTTCGAAATGTATCGCTCTTAA
- the plsX gene encoding phosphate acyltransferase PlsX: MKITIDAMGGDNAPEAQVLGAMKAVENFSDVEITLIGNQAEINQYLAKHDRIRVIHTDEKILSTDEPVRAVRRKKSASMVLAAQHVADGEADACISSGNTGALMAAGLFVVGRIEGIERPALAPTLPTIDGKGFVLLDVGANSDAKPEHLLQFAIMGSVYAQKVRGIEKPRVGLLNIGTEEKKGNDLTKHAFTLLQQSSEISFIGNVEARDLLNGPADVVVTDGFTGNMVLKTLEGTAMSVFKMVKTALMSNLKSKLAAAMVKPELKGIKNKMDYSEYGGAGLFGLKAPVIKAHGSSDANAVYNAIRQTRNMVGNDVISTIAETIEKQ, encoded by the coding sequence ATGAAGATTACGATAGATGCCATGGGTGGCGATAATGCTCCCGAGGCGCAGGTTTTGGGGGCGATGAAAGCTGTCGAGAATTTTTCCGATGTGGAAATCACCTTGATAGGCAATCAAGCTGAAATAAACCAATACTTAGCAAAACATGACCGTATAAGGGTTATACATACTGATGAAAAAATATTGAGTACCGACGAACCGGTTCGTGCGGTCCGGCGCAAGAAAAGCGCCTCGATGGTGTTGGCTGCACAGCACGTGGCTGACGGAGAAGCAGATGCATGCATTTCCTCAGGCAATACGGGGGCGCTAATGGCTGCGGGCTTGTTTGTGGTCGGAAGAATAGAAGGAATTGAACGTCCGGCATTGGCTCCCACCCTTCCGACAATCGATGGTAAAGGTTTTGTGTTACTGGATGTAGGTGCGAACTCCGATGCGAAACCGGAGCATCTCCTTCAATTCGCCATAATGGGGTCTGTTTATGCCCAAAAAGTGCGGGGAATCGAAAAGCCCCGTGTCGGATTACTTAATATTGGCACGGAAGAAAAAAAGGGGAATGATCTGACAAAGCATGCCTTTACATTACTGCAGCAATCATCGGAGATATCCTTTATAGGTAACGTAGAGGCAAGGGACCTCCTGAACGGGCCGGCAGATGTTGTCGTTACGGACGGCTTCACGGGAAATATGGTATTAAAGACGCTTGAAGGTACTGCTATGAGCGTATTCAAAATGGTGAAAACGGCCTTGATGAGCAATCTCAAGAGTAAGTTGGCCGCAGCAATGGTAAAACCTGAACTAAAAGGCATAAAAAATAAAATGGATTATTCGGAGTATGGCGGTGCGGGCCTATTCGGTTTGAAGGCCCCTGTCATTAAGGCTCATGGTTCTTCAGATGCGAATGCGGTCTATAATGCAATACGCCAGACTCGCAATATGGTTGGAAATGACGTCATATCGACAATTGCGGAGACGATAGAAAAACAATAA
- the rsgA gene encoding ribosome small subunit-dependent GTPase A yields MPEGKIIKALSGFYYVLDGEEVYQCRGRGVFRKNKVTPLVGDYVVFEAENKTDGTVTEIKPRKNELIRPQISNVDQAILVFSAVEPDFSPALLDRFLVLIEDNEIEPIIVVTKLDLVTAENQKKLSQYIKDYQKLGYTVLETSSVTAGGIEGLVPYLEGKTSVFAGQSGVGKSSLLNAINPDLALKTDDISSHLGRGKHTTRHVELIHIGSGLVADTPGFSSLEFMEMEAERLSYCFPEMHKYGEDCKFRACLHDKEPKCAVKEAVDAGEIPRYRYEHYMQFLEEIRDRKPRY; encoded by the coding sequence ATGCCCGAGGGAAAAATTATCAAAGCATTAAGTGGATTTTATTATGTCCTTGATGGTGAAGAGGTGTATCAATGCCGCGGACGGGGCGTATTCAGGAAGAATAAGGTAACGCCGCTTGTGGGTGATTATGTGGTTTTTGAAGCGGAAAATAAAACGGACGGGACCGTGACCGAAATAAAACCACGAAAGAATGAATTGATTCGTCCGCAAATCTCGAATGTAGATCAGGCAATCCTTGTCTTTTCAGCAGTAGAGCCTGATTTCAGTCCGGCTTTGCTTGATCGATTCCTCGTACTGATCGAAGATAACGAAATCGAACCCATTATCGTCGTGACGAAACTTGACTTGGTTACGGCTGAAAACCAAAAGAAATTGTCTCAGTATATCAAGGACTATCAGAAACTTGGCTATACTGTACTGGAAACATCCTCAGTTACTGCTGGAGGAATTGAAGGACTAGTGCCGTATTTAGAAGGAAAAACCAGTGTATTTGCCGGTCAGTCAGGCGTCGGGAAATCGTCTTTGCTGAATGCAATCAATCCTGACTTGGCTTTAAAGACGGATGATATTTCATCACATCTGGGACGTGGGAAGCATACCACCCGCCACGTTGAATTGATTCATATTGGCTCTGGACTAGTCGCAGATACTCCTGGGTTCAGTTCCCTTGAATTCATGGAAATGGAAGCTGAACGGTTATCTTATTGCTTCCCGGAAATGCATAAGTATGGGGAAGACTGTAAATTCCGTGCCTGCCTGCACGATAAAGAACCGAAGTGTGCAGTGAAAGAAGCGGTTGATGCCGGGGAAATTCCACGCTATCGATATGAGCATTATATGCAATTCTTAGAAGAAATCAGAGATAGAAAGCCGAGGTATTAA
- the recG gene encoding ATP-dependent DNA helicase RecG, producing MKATLQEPITAVKGIGAETAAALGEMEIHTVADLLEHLPYRYEDYRLRDLETVEHDERVTVEGKVHTVPTLGYFGKKKSRLTIKVLTGRYLINVIFFNQPYLKPKLAIGETVTVTGKWDRHRQTITGSECHVGDRSREKEFEPVYSVKGSITVKGLRRFISNAFSEYGAMIEENLPPQLLAAYKLMPRNDALRTMHFPLSANEVKKARRRFVYEEFLLFQLKMQALRKVQREQSKGIGQEFDMKQLEAFIGTLPFPLTNAQNRVVEEIMNDMKSPYRMNRLLQGDVGSGKTVVAAICLKATITAGFQGALMVPTEILAEQHAQSLKAMLEPSGVKVALLTSSVKGKKRKELLQMLESGELDLLIGTHALIQDEVNFQNLGLVITDEQHRFGVEQRRILREKGTNPDVLFMTATPIPRTLAITVFGEMDVSTIDEMPAGRKAIETYWAKHQMLDRILAFVEKELKKGRQAYVICPLIEESEKLDSLQNVLDVHAMLTQYFANRYKVGLMHGRLPADEKDEVMQQFSANEAQILVSTTVVEVGVNVPNATVMVIYDAERFGLSQLHQLRGRVGRGSDQSFCILLADPKTEVGKERMKIMTETNDGFALSEKDLELRGPGDFFGKKQSGLPEFKVADMVHDYRTLEVARMDAAKLIASQSFWHSPEYAPLRNYLEGTGVFTGEKLD from the coding sequence GTGAAAGCAACTTTACAGGAACCTATAACAGCAGTAAAAGGAATTGGGGCCGAAACGGCGGCAGCGTTGGGGGAAATGGAGATCCATACCGTCGCGGATCTCCTTGAGCATCTCCCATATCGCTATGAAGATTACCGGTTGAGGGATTTGGAAACGGTCGAGCACGATGAGCGGGTTACCGTGGAAGGCAAGGTTCATACGGTGCCCACTTTAGGATACTTCGGAAAGAAAAAATCCAGGCTTACGATTAAAGTATTGACTGGGAGATATTTAATAAATGTCATTTTTTTTAACCAGCCATACCTGAAGCCGAAGCTTGCTATAGGTGAAACCGTAACGGTTACAGGGAAGTGGGATCGTCATCGCCAAACCATTACAGGGTCGGAATGCCACGTTGGTGATCGCAGCCGTGAGAAAGAATTCGAACCGGTATACTCAGTGAAAGGCAGCATTACTGTCAAGGGTCTCCGCCGCTTTATCTCCAATGCATTTTCTGAATATGGGGCAATGATAGAAGAAAATCTGCCCCCGCAATTACTGGCGGCATACAAACTGATGCCTCGTAACGATGCTCTTCGTACCATGCATTTCCCTTTATCGGCCAATGAGGTGAAAAAGGCTCGACGCCGTTTTGTGTATGAAGAGTTTTTATTGTTTCAACTTAAAATGCAGGCACTTCGTAAAGTGCAGAGGGAGCAGTCAAAAGGGATAGGACAGGAGTTTGATATGAAGCAGCTGGAGGCCTTCATTGGAACTCTACCTTTTCCTTTGACGAACGCTCAAAATAGGGTCGTCGAGGAAATAATGAATGACATGAAATCTCCTTACCGGATGAATCGTCTACTTCAAGGGGATGTCGGGTCTGGAAAAACGGTGGTTGCCGCCATATGCCTGAAGGCGACGATTACAGCAGGTTTCCAAGGTGCACTTATGGTCCCGACGGAAATCTTGGCTGAGCAGCATGCACAATCCCTGAAGGCAATGTTGGAACCGAGTGGAGTAAAGGTTGCATTGTTGACCAGTTCGGTAAAAGGCAAAAAACGCAAGGAACTATTGCAAATGCTGGAATCCGGGGAGCTAGATCTTTTGATAGGAACTCATGCATTGATACAGGATGAAGTGAATTTTCAAAACCTAGGTCTTGTCATAACGGATGAACAGCATCGTTTCGGAGTGGAACAGCGCCGCATCCTTCGTGAAAAAGGTACGAATCCAGATGTCCTTTTCATGACTGCTACACCGATTCCGCGAACGCTTGCAATTACAGTGTTTGGGGAAATGGACGTCTCCACGATCGATGAAATGCCTGCCGGGCGAAAAGCGATAGAAACTTATTGGGCGAAACACCAGATGCTTGATCGGATCTTAGCATTTGTCGAAAAAGAACTAAAGAAAGGGAGACAGGCATACGTCATCTGTCCATTGATTGAAGAGTCGGAGAAACTCGATTCATTACAGAATGTTCTCGATGTTCATGCAATGCTGACACAATACTTTGCGAACAGGTACAAAGTGGGTCTTATGCATGGAAGGCTGCCCGCGGATGAAAAAGACGAAGTGATGCAGCAGTTTAGTGCCAATGAAGCACAAATCCTTGTTTCCACGACGGTTGTCGAGGTTGGGGTGAATGTTCCAAATGCAACGGTAATGGTCATTTATGATGCGGAGCGCTTTGGGCTTTCACAGTTGCATCAGTTACGCGGAAGGGTCGGACGGGGGAGTGATCAGTCCTTTTGCATACTGCTGGCTGATCCGAAAACGGAAGTCGGGAAAGAACGGATGAAAATCATGACCGAGACAAACGATGGATTTGCCCTTTCCGAAAAAGATTTGGAACTTCGTGGCCCCGGGGACTTCTTCGGTAAAAAACAAAGCGGCCTTCCCGAGTTCAAGGTAGCAGACATGGTCCATGATTACAGGACCCTGGAAGTGGCAAGGATGGATGCAGCAAAATTGATTGCCTCCCAAAGCTTTTGGCATTCCCCGGAGTATGCTCCGCTTCGGAACTATCTAGAGGGGACGGGTGTATTCACGGGAGAAAAGCTGGACTGA
- a CDS encoding Asp23/Gls24 family envelope stress response protein, producing MSIELQTKYGQIDISNDVIATVAGGAAVDCYGIIGMASKKQFKDGIAEILRKENFTKGVIVRQDEEEVHIDMYIIVSYGTKISEVAHNVQSKVKYTLDKTVGLAVDSVNIFVQGVRVTNP from the coding sequence ATGTCTATCGAATTACAAACGAAGTATGGACAAATTGACATCTCTAATGATGTTATCGCTACTGTAGCAGGCGGAGCAGCCGTGGATTGCTACGGAATTATAGGAATGGCTTCCAAAAAACAATTTAAAGACGGCATTGCCGAAATTTTAAGAAAAGAAAACTTTACTAAGGGTGTAATAGTCCGTCAAGATGAGGAAGAAGTTCATATCGATATGTATATTATCGTAAGTTATGGAACGAAAATCTCGGAAGTTGCACATAATGTGCAATCAAAGGTAAAGTATACTCTGGACAAAACTGTAGGATTAGCTGTTGATTCCGTCAACATTTTTGTACAGGGAGTTCGCGTGACGAACCCTTAA
- the sdaAB gene encoding L-serine ammonia-lyase, iron-sulfur-dependent subunit beta, whose protein sequence is MKFRSVFDIIGPVMIGPSSSHTAGAARIGRVARSLFDREPKWAHISFYGSFAKTYKGHGTDVAIVGGLLDFDTFDERIKESLELARKKKMKITFREEEAVPEHPNTAKVTVGDDDGELELVGISIGGGKIEIVELNGFKLRLSGHNPAILVVHDDRYGAIANVSNILAKHQINIGQMEVSRKEKGKMALMTIEVDHNLEDQVIAEITALPNITQVARIVD, encoded by the coding sequence ATGAAATTTAGAAGTGTATTCGATATAATTGGTCCTGTTATGATCGGTCCCTCTAGTTCCCATACAGCAGGAGCTGCAAGGATCGGTAGGGTTGCCAGGAGTTTATTCGACCGGGAACCGAAATGGGCCCATATTTCTTTTTACGGATCATTTGCCAAAACCTATAAAGGCCATGGAACGGATGTAGCCATTGTAGGTGGCTTACTTGATTTTGATACATTTGATGAGAGAATCAAAGAATCGCTGGAACTAGCCCGCAAAAAGAAAATGAAAATTACTTTTCGGGAAGAAGAAGCAGTACCGGAACATCCCAATACGGCAAAAGTAACCGTTGGTGATGATGATGGTGAACTGGAACTTGTCGGAATATCGATTGGCGGGGGAAAAATCGAAATCGTCGAACTGAATGGATTTAAATTGAGGCTCTCCGGGCACAATCCTGCCATACTCGTCGTTCATGATGATCGATATGGAGCCATTGCCAATGTTTCAAACATATTAGCCAAGCATCAAATCAATATTGGCCAGATGGAAGTTTCCCGAAAAGAGAAAGGGAAGATGGCCTTGATGACGATTGAAGTGGACCATAACCTGGAGGATCAAGTCATCGCTGAAATTACGGCACTCCCCAACATCACTCAAGTAGCAAGGATTGTGGATTGA
- a CDS encoding DAK2 domain-containing protein: MSITSLNGKRFAEMIIQGANHLAANAQMVDALNVFPVPDGDTGTNMNLSMTSGAKEVQNNVQEHIGKVGTSLSRGLLMGARGNSGVILSQLFRGFAKAIENKSEINSEEFAQAFEAGVQTAYKAVMKPVEGTILTVAKDAAKQAVSSAAMHQDLIQVMEEIVTEANASLKRTPDLLPVLKEVGVVDSGGQGLVFVYEGFLAELKGEALPVRSSNGPSMDDMISAEHHMNVQGHMNTEDIVYGYCTEFMVRLESEKLANKPFDEEKFRNDLSEYGDSLLVISDDEVVKVHIHSEQPGTCLNYGQQYGSLIKMKIDNMREQHTAIVGETNTPLQTKPSTKEKYAIVSVAMGAGISELFKSIGAKSIIEGGQTMNPSTEDIVKAVEEAYADHVIILPNNKNIIMAANQAADVLGDHVTVIPTKTVPQGMAALLAFNPSLDADENKKAMIEALSHVKTGQITYAVRDTNIDGLAIETGDFMGIAEGTIKVKDKDMTQAAKDLLTDMIDEDSEILTILYGEDATAEDVESLVAFCNENFEDVEVEVHNGKQPLYSFIFSIE; the protein is encoded by the coding sequence GTGTCAATTACAAGTTTAAACGGAAAGCGCTTTGCAGAAATGATCATTCAAGGTGCCAACCATTTAGCGGCTAATGCCCAAATGGTTGATGCGTTGAATGTTTTCCCTGTTCCAGATGGAGATACAGGAACGAATATGAATTTATCGATGACTTCGGGAGCGAAGGAAGTGCAAAATAACGTCCAGGAACACATCGGGAAAGTGGGTACGTCCCTTTCAAGAGGTCTGCTAATGGGCGCACGTGGCAATTCAGGAGTAATTCTATCGCAACTGTTCCGCGGTTTTGCTAAAGCGATTGAAAATAAATCGGAAATCAATAGTGAAGAGTTTGCCCAAGCTTTTGAAGCAGGGGTACAGACAGCTTATAAAGCTGTAATGAAACCTGTTGAAGGAACCATCTTAACTGTTGCAAAAGATGCGGCCAAGCAAGCGGTTTCATCAGCAGCAATGCACCAAGACCTTATTCAAGTAATGGAAGAAATCGTTACGGAGGCCAATGCCTCATTAAAACGCACACCTGATCTTCTTCCAGTCTTAAAAGAAGTCGGAGTCGTTGATAGCGGTGGGCAAGGGTTGGTGTTCGTTTATGAAGGCTTCCTTGCTGAGCTGAAAGGTGAAGCCCTTCCAGTCCGATCTTCAAATGGTCCAAGCATGGACGACATGATCAGTGCCGAACATCACATGAATGTACAAGGGCATATGAATACGGAAGATATCGTGTATGGCTACTGTACGGAATTCATGGTCCGATTGGAAAGTGAGAAACTTGCCAATAAACCATTTGATGAAGAAAAATTCAGAAATGATTTAAGTGAATACGGAGATTCTTTATTGGTCATCTCAGATGATGAAGTCGTCAAAGTACATATTCACTCTGAACAGCCTGGCACGTGCCTGAATTATGGACAGCAATATGGCAGTTTAATTAAAATGAAAATCGATAATATGCGTGAACAGCATACTGCGATTGTCGGTGAGACGAATACACCGCTTCAAACTAAACCGTCCACCAAAGAGAAGTACGCTATAGTGTCAGTGGCGATGGGTGCTGGCATCAGCGAATTATTCAAAAGCATCGGAGCTAAGTCCATCATCGAAGGCGGACAAACGATGAATCCTAGCACGGAAGATATCGTTAAGGCTGTCGAAGAGGCATATGCAGATCATGTCATCATCTTGCCTAATAATAAAAATATCATCATGGCGGCCAATCAGGCTGCAGATGTGCTTGGCGATCATGTGACTGTCATTCCAACGAAAACAGTGCCGCAGGGAATGGCTGCATTGTTGGCGTTCAACCCTTCACTTGATGCTGATGAGAATAAAAAAGCGATGATCGAAGCCCTTTCGCATGTGAAAACGGGACAGATCACTTATGCTGTCCGGGATACAAACATTGACGGTCTAGCAATCGAGACCGGGGACTTCATGGGAATTGCTGAAGGCACCATCAAAGTGAAGGATAAAGACATGACTCAGGCGGCAAAAGATCTTCTGACAGATATGATTGACGAAGATTCGGAAATCCTTACCATTTTATATGGAGAAGATGCCACTGCTGAAGATGTCGAAAGTCTTGTTGCGTTTTGTAATGAGAATTTTGAAGACGTTGAAGTTGAAGTCCATAATGGGAAACAACCTTTATATTCTTTTATTTTTTCAATTGAATAA
- a CDS encoding thiamine diphosphokinase: MIISIMAGGPECFWPDLEWYEEKTDLWVGVDRGVWSLLEKGIEPKYGFGDFDSVSEGEYKKIEQRLEQINLYSSEKDETDLEIAFKWAIGQKPSEIHILGATGGRMDHFLGNIQLLQKESVLPYHGDIEIYIVDRQNIFTVKTAGSYEVTALKDKKYLSLLPVTAEVTGITLSGFKYPLNDASVEIGSTLCISNELISESGNVSFEKGILMVIRSSD; this comes from the coding sequence ATGATTATTAGTATAATGGCTGGAGGTCCGGAATGTTTTTGGCCGGATCTGGAATGGTATGAGGAGAAGACTGATCTTTGGGTTGGGGTTGATAGGGGAGTATGGTCCTTGCTTGAAAAAGGTATCGAACCTAAGTACGGCTTTGGGGATTTTGATTCAGTTTCGGAAGGCGAATACAAGAAGATTGAGCAAAGGCTGGAACAAATCAATCTATATTCTTCGGAAAAGGATGAAACGGATTTAGAGATCGCATTTAAATGGGCAATAGGGCAAAAGCCAAGTGAAATTCATATCCTGGGCGCTACAGGGGGAAGAATGGACCATTTTCTTGGAAATATCCAGCTGCTGCAAAAAGAAAGTGTCCTCCCTTATCATGGCGATATAGAAATATACATAGTCGATCGGCAAAATATATTCACAGTAAAGACAGCGGGTTCATATGAGGTCACTGCTTTGAAAGATAAGAAATACTTGTCATTGCTTCCTGTAACGGCAGAAGTCACCGGCATTACACTTTCGGGCTTTAAATACCCACTGAATGATGCAAGCGTGGAAATAGGTTCGACGCTTTGCATCAGCAATGAACTAATTTCCGAATCTGGGAATGTTTCATTTGAGAAAGGCATATTAATGGTGATAAGAAGCAGTGATTAA
- the rpe gene encoding ribulose-phosphate 3-epimerase has translation MVKIAPSILSADFAKLGEEILDVERGGADLIHVDVMDGHFVPNITIGSLIVDAIRPVTKLPLDVHLMIEQPDRYIEAFAKAGADYITVHVEACTHLHRTIQLIKSFGVKAGVVLNPATPASMIQPIIEDIDMVLLMTVNPGFGGQRFIKSVLPKIAEVKAMAEMYNQNLEIEIDGGVNEETAKLCIEQGATVLVAGSAIYNQEDRHAAIQKIRGK, from the coding sequence ATGGTTAAAATCGCACCATCCATTTTATCAGCTGACTTTGCAAAATTGGGAGAAGAAATTCTTGATGTCGAAAGGGGCGGAGCGGATTTAATCCATGTGGATGTCATGGATGGGCATTTCGTGCCGAATATAACGATAGGCTCACTAATTGTTGATGCTATCCGCCCGGTGACAAAACTTCCGCTTGATGTTCATTTAATGATCGAACAACCTGATCGTTATATCGAGGCCTTTGCGAAAGCGGGAGCCGATTATATAACTGTACATGTAGAGGCATGCACTCATTTGCATCGGACGATACAATTGATTAAATCTTTTGGTGTAAAGGCAGGCGTGGTGCTTAATCCAGCCACTCCGGCTTCCATGATCCAACCTATAATCGAAGATATTGACATGGTATTGTTGATGACGGTCAATCCGGGTTTTGGCGGGCAAAGGTTCATTAAATCCGTTCTGCCGAAGATTGCCGAAGTGAAGGCGATGGCAGAAATGTATAATCAAAACCTCGAAATAGAGATTGATGGCGGAGTGAATGAAGAAACGGCTAAACTATGTATTGAACAAGGGGCGACAGTCCTGGTGGCCGGCTCGGCAATATATAATCAAGAAGATCGACACGCAGCGATTCAAAAGATTCGGGGAAAGTGA